One Edaphobacter lichenicola DNA window includes the following coding sequences:
- the atpB gene encoding F0F1 ATP synthase subunit A — MPTQTLFTQFLNQHFGAFTTSLLQAVHVHPKYPAYPITDSFAMELLVFFVLIAYFILVRMTLSVEKPAGAQHLAEMTHEFVSQQGEQIIGHGSERFTSYLTSLGLFILLANLMGIIPGLKSPTAYAVVPLGFALVTFIYYHYHGIRENGWAYIKQFLGPVWWLYPLLLPIEIISHLARVLSLTVRLYANMFAGDLVTIAFFSLVPVGIPLIFLGLHLGVAVVQAYVFFLLAAIYLSLATAHDH, encoded by the coding sequence ATGCCGACACAGACACTCTTCACCCAATTTTTGAATCAGCACTTCGGTGCGTTTACGACCTCACTGCTGCAGGCCGTGCATGTGCATCCGAAGTATCCGGCTTATCCAATTACGGACTCGTTCGCGATGGAACTGCTGGTGTTTTTCGTTCTGATTGCCTACTTCATCCTCGTACGGATGACGTTGAGCGTTGAGAAGCCAGCCGGCGCGCAGCATCTGGCAGAGATGACCCATGAGTTTGTCTCCCAGCAGGGCGAGCAGATCATCGGCCACGGGTCGGAGCGTTTCACGAGCTACCTGACGTCTCTGGGGCTGTTCATTCTGCTGGCCAACCTGATGGGTATTATTCCGGGGCTGAAGTCGCCTACGGCCTATGCCGTGGTTCCGCTGGGCTTCGCGCTGGTCACGTTCATCTACTACCACTACCATGGCATTCGCGAGAACGGCTGGGCGTACATCAAGCAGTTTCTGGGGCCGGTGTGGTGGTTGTACCCGCTGCTGCTGCCGATTGAGATCATCTCGCACCTCGCTCGCGTTCTCTCGCTGACGGTTCGTCTCTACGCGAATATGTTTGCGGGAGACCTGGTGACGATTGCCTTCTTCTCGCTGGTTCCGGTTGGAATTCCGCTGATCTTCCTGGGGCTGCACCTTGGCGTGGCTGTGGTGCAGGCTTACGTGTTCTTTTTATTGGCGGCGATTTATCTCTCGCTGGCAACGGCGCACGATCATTGA
- a CDS encoding AtpZ/AtpI family protein — protein MADDGAGNGGNDAGGGGKGALGELVKAESMIQLAIALPAGCLIGWLGGSWLDRHFHQGWIAIVGILIGAAAGFVQIFRTASRYIKRG, from the coding sequence ATGGCGGATGATGGAGCAGGGAACGGCGGTAACGATGCGGGTGGCGGCGGGAAGGGTGCGCTCGGCGAGTTGGTGAAGGCTGAGTCGATGATCCAGTTGGCTATCGCACTGCCGGCTGGGTGCTTGATCGGGTGGCTGGGGGGGAGTTGGCTGGATCGGCACTTTCATCAGGGCTGGATCGCGATTGTAGGGATACTAATTGGGGCGGCGGCGGGATTCGTACAGATCTTTCGGACGGCGTCGCGGTATATCAAGCGTGGATAA
- a CDS encoding lysine--tRNA ligase: MYESEFEKNLYQQRRDKLQQIAALGQLEGLSLAEATYPNHYAASHTIPEIRAAYDSLTAEQFDVDPILVSIAGRIMAIRVQGKAGFAQLQQGGQRFQIYVRKDDVGENTFALYKLLDLGDHIGVRGHLFRTRTGELTVHVGSFDNLPALTFLTKAMLALPDKYHGLEDTELRYRQRYVDLFMNTGATKHATPEESRNDGAQSEPLEPETPNVREVFVKRAAILRAIRKFFDRRSYLEVETPMMHQVAGGAAAQPFTTHHNALDLDLFLRIAPELYLKRLVVGGLDRVYEINRNFRNEGISTRHNPEFTMLEFYQAYANYHDLMTLSEELIICVAKEVNGTTITHFNGHEIDLGRWTRLSMREAIIKWWPPNAPIQPTVEDFSSEEKFRALINEGEKFADPEKSSFDRALNRLGADCHFVREFVLDKGAPYGKAISDLFELRAEALRGGEMGIEEPLIQPTIIYDFPLAVSPLSKIKPDEPDWVERFEFYIGGFEVGNAFSELNDPDDQRTRFEQQMAEKARGDDEAHQMDEDYVRALGYGLPPTAGEGIGIDRLTMLLTNSKSIRDVILFPLLRPQVKQADAADAKHGESAE; the protein is encoded by the coding sequence GTGTACGAGTCGGAGTTCGAAAAAAATCTTTACCAGCAGCGCCGCGACAAGCTGCAGCAGATCGCCGCCCTGGGTCAGCTCGAAGGCCTCAGCCTCGCGGAGGCGACCTATCCCAATCACTACGCCGCCAGCCACACCATCCCCGAGATCCGCGCCGCCTACGACTCCCTCACCGCCGAGCAGTTCGATGTTGACCCCATCCTCGTCAGCATTGCTGGCCGCATCATGGCCATCCGCGTCCAGGGCAAGGCCGGCTTCGCGCAGCTGCAACAAGGTGGCCAGCGCTTCCAGATCTACGTCCGCAAAGACGACGTCGGCGAAAACACCTTCGCCCTCTACAAACTCCTCGACCTCGGCGACCACATCGGCGTCCGCGGCCATCTCTTCCGCACCCGCACCGGCGAGCTCACAGTCCACGTCGGAAGCTTCGACAATCTACCCGCCCTGACCTTTCTCACCAAGGCCATGCTCGCCCTCCCTGACAAGTACCACGGCCTCGAAGACACCGAGCTTCGCTACCGCCAGCGCTACGTCGACCTCTTCATGAACACAGGCGCCACCAAACACGCCACCCCGGAAGAATCGCGAAATGACGGAGCGCAAAGCGAACCACTAGAACCCGAAACTCCAAACGTTCGCGAGGTCTTCGTCAAGCGCGCCGCGATCCTCCGCGCTATCCGCAAGTTCTTCGACCGTCGCAGCTACCTCGAAGTCGAAACCCCGATGATGCATCAGGTAGCCGGAGGCGCAGCCGCACAGCCCTTCACCACGCATCACAACGCGCTCGACCTCGACCTGTTCCTCCGCATCGCGCCCGAGCTCTATCTCAAGCGGCTCGTCGTAGGCGGCCTCGACCGCGTCTACGAGATCAATCGCAACTTCCGCAACGAGGGCATCAGCACCCGCCACAACCCCGAGTTCACCATGCTCGAGTTCTACCAGGCCTACGCGAACTATCACGACCTGATGACCCTCAGCGAAGAGCTCATCATCTGCGTCGCGAAAGAAGTCAACGGCACCACTATCACCCACTTCAATGGCCACGAGATCGATCTCGGCAGATGGACCCGGCTCTCCATGCGCGAGGCCATCATCAAGTGGTGGCCGCCGAACGCGCCTATTCAACCAACCGTAGAAGATTTTTCTTCCGAGGAAAAGTTCAGGGCGCTCATCAACGAGGGTGAAAAGTTCGCCGACCCGGAGAAGTCCTCCTTCGATCGCGCCCTCAATCGTCTCGGTGCAGACTGCCACTTCGTTCGCGAGTTCGTCCTCGATAAAGGCGCACCGTACGGCAAAGCCATCTCCGATCTCTTCGAGCTGAGAGCCGAGGCCCTGCGAGGCGGAGAGATGGGCATCGAAGAACCCCTCATCCAGCCCACCATCATCTACGACTTCCCTCTGGCCGTCAGCCCCCTCTCGAAGATCAAGCCCGACGAGCCCGACTGGGTCGAGCGCTTCGAGTTCTACATCGGCGGCTTCGAAGTCGGCAACGCCTTCTCCGAACTCAACGACCCCGACGACCAGCGCACCCGCTTCGAGCAGCAGATGGCCGAAAAAGCCCGCGGCGACGACGAAGCCCACCAGATGGACGAGGACTACGTTCGCGCCCTGGGCTACGGTCTCCCCCCCACCGCGGGCGAAGGCATCGGCATCGACCGTCTCACCATGCTCCTCACCAACTCCAAGTCCATCCGCGACGTCATCCTCTTCCCCTTGCTCCGACCCCAGGTGAAGCAGGCTGACGCAGCCGACGCCAAGCATGGAGAGTCCGCCGAATAG
- the cyoE gene encoding heme o synthase: MATSATTDAVLAPAKPHSLLADYATLFKLRVSTMVIITAGAGFYLGSLQSGISPFHAGLLQALAGIAVVTCGSSALNQALERKTDSLMRRTASRPMAAGRISLTHGLILGFAAIFLGSLYLAYTTNLLTGTLTLLTAIGYVAIYTPLKRVTTINTFIGAFPGALPPLIGWTAARGIIEWPGVALFAILFVWQFPHFMAIGWMYREDYARAGIRLTPNLPNTQYAAQSTVIQALFYAVLMIPVSLWPAMLHTTGYFYAAAATILGTGYLWYTIRFARILRNPDSDSSRLVARDLLRASVIYLPLLLAAMMLDAKGRLLF; this comes from the coding sequence GTGGCCACCTCCGCGACAACCGATGCAGTCCTCGCGCCCGCGAAGCCCCATTCGCTGCTCGCCGACTACGCCACCCTCTTCAAGCTCCGCGTCTCCACCATGGTCATCATCACCGCCGGAGCAGGCTTCTACCTGGGCAGCCTTCAAAGCGGCATCAGCCCCTTCCACGCCGGTCTCCTCCAGGCTCTCGCGGGAATCGCCGTCGTCACCTGCGGCAGCAGCGCGCTCAACCAGGCCCTGGAACGCAAGACCGACTCGCTTATGCGCCGCACCGCCTCACGCCCCATGGCAGCCGGCCGAATCTCTCTCACGCACGGCCTCATCCTGGGCTTCGCGGCCATCTTTCTGGGCTCTCTCTACCTCGCCTACACCACCAACCTCCTCACCGGAACCCTGACTCTTCTCACAGCGATAGGCTACGTCGCCATCTACACCCCGCTCAAGCGCGTCACCACCATCAACACTTTCATCGGCGCATTCCCCGGAGCACTGCCGCCCCTCATCGGCTGGACTGCCGCACGCGGCATCATCGAGTGGCCCGGCGTAGCTCTCTTCGCCATCCTCTTCGTCTGGCAGTTCCCTCACTTCATGGCCATCGGCTGGATGTACCGCGAAGACTACGCCCGCGCCGGCATCCGCCTCACGCCCAACCTGCCCAACACCCAGTACGCCGCGCAGAGCACGGTCATTCAGGCGCTCTTCTACGCGGTCCTCATGATCCCCGTCAGCCTGTGGCCCGCAATGTTACACACCACCGGCTACTTCTATGCGGCAGCAGCGACGATCCTCGGCACAGGCTACCTCTGGTACACCATCCGCTTCGCGCGCATCCTCCGCAATCCCGACTCCGACTCCTCGCGCCTCGTAGCCCGCGACCTGCTCCGCGCCTCAGTGATCTATCTCCCACTACTCTTAGCCGCAATGATGCTCGACGCCAAAGGACGCCTGCTCTTCTAG